A section of the Gloeobacter violaceus PCC 7421 genome encodes:
- a CDS encoding PstS family phosphate ABC transporter substrate-binding protein, with protein MNMSKNLLATAALAVGAVGAALAQNASDEQVKVKIDGSSTVYPITRAAAKAFEEQNKPYQGTIAVAFSGTGGGFKKFCAGTTDISDASRPILQKEIDACRNNNVAFMELPVAFDALTVVVHPKNTWASEITVAELKKIWERASQGKVTRWSQVRAGFPDRPLKLYGPGRDSGTYDYFAEAILGSANTDTRSDYVDSEDDDVLVKGVSEDPDALGYFGYAYYEANKDKLKALAVDGGKGPVPPTDKNVEKGTYAPLSRPLFIYVNIVSTQKKPEVREFVKYYLDNGEKLAASVGYVPLPEEGYHIASNHFFRGKRGTVYGGRAYLGLSIREVLLKTASF; from the coding sequence ATGAACATGTCAAAAAACCTGTTGGCCACTGCTGCGCTCGCGGTGGGCGCGGTGGGCGCGGCCCTGGCCCAGAACGCTTCCGACGAGCAAGTCAAAGTCAAAATTGATGGATCGAGCACGGTCTACCCGATCACCCGCGCTGCCGCCAAGGCCTTCGAGGAGCAAAACAAGCCGTACCAGGGGACGATTGCCGTCGCCTTTTCCGGTACCGGCGGGGGCTTCAAAAAGTTCTGCGCCGGCACAACCGATATCAGCGACGCCTCGCGGCCGATACTCCAAAAAGAAATCGACGCCTGCCGCAACAACAACGTCGCCTTTATGGAACTGCCGGTGGCCTTCGACGCGCTCACGGTCGTCGTCCACCCCAAAAATACCTGGGCTAGCGAGATCACCGTCGCCGAACTCAAAAAAATCTGGGAGCGCGCCTCCCAGGGCAAAGTCACCCGCTGGAGCCAGGTGCGAGCGGGCTTTCCCGACCGGCCGCTCAAGCTCTACGGACCCGGCCGCGACTCGGGCACCTACGATTACTTTGCCGAGGCGATTTTGGGCTCCGCCAACACCGACACCCGCAGCGACTATGTCGACAGCGAGGACGACGATGTGCTGGTCAAAGGGGTCAGCGAAGATCCCGACGCCCTGGGCTACTTCGGCTACGCCTACTACGAAGCGAACAAAGATAAATTGAAGGCGCTCGCCGTCGACGGCGGCAAAGGCCCGGTGCCTCCTACCGACAAGAATGTTGAGAAGGGGACCTACGCCCCGCTCTCGCGGCCGCTGTTCATTTACGTCAACATCGTCTCGACCCAGAAAAAGCCCGAAGTGCGCGAATTTGTAAAGTATTATCTGGACAACGGCGAGAAGCTCGCGGCTTCAGTGGGCTACGTGCCCTTGCCGGAGGAGGGCTACCACATCGCGAGCAACCACTTTTTCCGCGGCAAGCGTGGCACGGTCTACGGCGGGCGGGCCTATCTGGGGCTGAGTATCCGCGAGGTGCTCCTCAAGACCGCCAGTTTCTGA
- a CDS encoding PstS family phosphate ABC transporter substrate-binding protein codes for MKTQNTAVRCSKCGYNNNPGTAAACLVCGKPLRDPAGVPWRIWLGAVAGLLTVGGILFILRSSLDEGVSTSAPLAAQIDRYPSRFERIKLYSQMAEVPNVPTGLFNYGGSTTLAPLRGPAILDALAVAHPSFRLRYVDPLDGAPGSGTGIAMLLRGELSFSQSSRPLKDSEFVRAATRGFKLEQLPIAIDGIAVFTHPGVPLTGLSIVQLRDIFTGKLTNWQQVGGPNLPIVPFSRNLRDGGTVDFFNENVLRSRGFGPRVRVVRDTTDALRSVAATPGGIGYASASEVVSQRTVRTLALSKGNGRQYVRPFTAGGTVDAEAFRNGSYPITRRLFILVRRDDGLDEQAGAAYTNLLLSGQGQRLVEEAGFVAIR; via the coding sequence ATGAAAACCCAGAACACAGCCGTTCGATGCTCCAAATGCGGCTACAACAACAATCCCGGCACCGCTGCCGCCTGTCTGGTTTGCGGCAAGCCGTTGCGGGATCCGGCCGGTGTGCCCTGGCGGATCTGGCTGGGGGCCGTGGCCGGATTGCTCACGGTCGGAGGCATCTTGTTTATCCTGCGCAGCAGTTTGGATGAAGGGGTGAGCACCAGCGCCCCGCTCGCAGCCCAAATCGACCGTTACCCGAGCCGCTTTGAGCGCATCAAACTCTACAGCCAGATGGCCGAGGTGCCAAACGTGCCGACGGGACTGTTCAATTACGGGGGGTCAACGACGCTGGCTCCCCTGCGCGGCCCGGCGATCCTCGATGCCCTTGCCGTCGCCCACCCCAGCTTCCGGCTGCGCTACGTCGACCCGCTTGACGGCGCTCCCGGTTCGGGGACGGGGATAGCGATGCTGCTGCGCGGGGAATTGAGCTTCAGCCAGTCCTCCCGTCCGCTCAAAGATTCCGAATTCGTCCGGGCCGCCACCCGCGGCTTCAAGCTCGAACAATTGCCCATCGCCATTGACGGCATCGCTGTATTCACCCACCCCGGAGTACCGCTCACCGGGCTTAGCATCGTCCAGTTGCGCGATATCTTTACCGGCAAACTCACCAACTGGCAGCAGGTGGGCGGACCGAATCTGCCCATTGTGCCTTTTAGTCGCAATCTGCGCGACGGGGGCACCGTCGACTTTTTCAACGAGAACGTGCTGCGCAGCCGCGGATTCGGCCCGCGCGTGCGCGTGGTTCGCGACACCACCGACGCGCTGCGCAGTGTGGCCGCTACCCCGGGCGGCATCGGCTACGCGAGCGCCTCGGAAGTGGTCAGCCAGCGCACCGTGCGTACCCTTGCCCTCTCGAAGGGCAACGGCCGCCAGTACGTCAGACCGTTCACCGCCGGGGGCACCGTCGATGCCGAAGCCTTCCGCAACGGCAGCTACCCGATTACCCGTCGGCTATTTATTCTGGTGCGCCGCGACGACGGCCTCGACGAGCAAGCCGGGGCCGCCTACACCAATTTGCTGCTGTCGGGCCAAGGGCAGCGCCTCGTCGAAGAGGCGGGCTTCGTAGCCATCCGCTAA
- a CDS encoding gamma-glutamylcyclotransferase, with protein MSLYRCDPGDGESTFLYFAYGSCMCPVDLKRSLGEDVHGRVVGVARLSGYRLGFFHYLQRRDCGALDIVLDPRGEVEGVLYRLPWHLGGLLDGREGVAQGDYRHEFVEVSCRGRVHREVRTYTVVDKLSEELAPNEWYSSVVLRGALTCGLSESYCWRLFERMCWLEARRQPADAKCPPHRRQGGRIAV; from the coding sequence ATGAGCTTGTACCGCTGCGACCCTGGCGACGGCGAATCGACGTTTTTGTATTTTGCCTACGGCTCGTGCATGTGCCCGGTCGATCTGAAGCGTTCTCTGGGTGAGGATGTGCACGGCCGCGTCGTCGGAGTGGCGCGCCTGTCTGGATACCGGCTCGGTTTTTTTCATTATCTGCAGCGGCGCGATTGCGGTGCCCTCGACATCGTGCTCGACCCGCGCGGCGAAGTCGAAGGGGTACTCTACCGGTTGCCGTGGCACCTGGGGGGCCTGCTCGATGGGCGCGAGGGGGTTGCCCAGGGCGACTACCGCCACGAATTTGTCGAAGTGAGCTGCCGGGGACGGGTGCACCGGGAGGTGCGCACCTATACTGTCGTCGACAAGCTCAGCGAGGAATTGGCGCCCAACGAATGGTACAGCAGCGTCGTTTTGCGCGGAGCGCTCACCTGCGGCCTTTCTGAGTCCTACTGTTGGCGACTGTTCGAGCGGATGTGTTGGCTTGAGGCGCGCCGGCAACCCGCCGACGCAAAATGCCCGCCCCACCGGCGGCAGGGCGGGCGGATCGCCGTCTAG
- a CDS encoding TolC family protein — protein sequence MSIPMCPRAKRRCALSLALTFALALPAAALAQPEVPPALSDPLQGGAAVDVGGPLSLDELLSRVERYHPKLLGAFVARRIASAKLLEKQGAFDPVFRAYSESIEYNSTSARGRFSAAFQNELKVEFPTRSGIKYDFGARYNVGNVKSPLSSTGDTGEYFVSFSVPLLRGLGINEKALAEQQAQLGEPLAQAELVQTRQELKLKAATSYWDWVAAGRRLTVAREVLDLAQVRLAAINNRAGSGDLPAIDAVEAEQEVRLRRGELVKAERDVQKEAFKLSLYFWQEDGRQGPPPSLARLPAESSPPTAIDPSILAAAQREAIERRPELQRLALQRDSARLDLALAENQRLPGLDLYVSPGLDTGNFSVGGTLKFGVAVTLPLAQRTADGLIEQARLKMQKVDLDSLGERQRILTDVIDAVSAVDAAYRRYENATQETQFARRLEQGERDRFVLGDSTVFLVNQRERGYASARTKQIDSQAEYERALATFRAVTGQF from the coding sequence ATGTCCATCCCGATGTGTCCCCGGGCGAAGCGTCGCTGTGCCCTTAGCCTCGCCCTCACCTTCGCACTCGCTCTGCCTGCCGCTGCCCTGGCCCAGCCCGAAGTGCCCCCGGCCCTTTCAGACCCGCTCCAGGGGGGAGCGGCGGTGGATGTGGGCGGTCCCCTCTCGCTCGATGAATTGCTCTCGCGCGTCGAGCGCTACCACCCGAAGCTGTTGGGTGCCTTTGTCGCCCGGCGCATCGCCTCAGCCAAGCTGCTGGAGAAGCAAGGAGCCTTCGACCCGGTCTTTCGCGCCTACAGTGAATCGATCGAGTACAACAGCACCTCGGCGCGCGGTAGGTTCAGCGCCGCCTTCCAAAACGAGCTCAAAGTCGAATTTCCGACCCGCTCCGGCATCAAGTACGACTTCGGCGCCCGCTACAACGTCGGGAACGTCAAATCGCCCTTGTCCTCCACCGGCGACACCGGGGAGTACTTTGTGAGCTTCTCGGTGCCGCTGTTGCGCGGGCTGGGCATCAATGAAAAAGCCCTGGCCGAGCAGCAGGCGCAACTGGGCGAGCCGCTTGCCCAGGCCGAATTGGTGCAGACGCGCCAGGAGCTCAAGCTCAAGGCGGCCACCAGCTACTGGGACTGGGTGGCGGCAGGACGGCGGCTCACGGTGGCCCGCGAGGTGCTCGACCTGGCGCAGGTGCGGTTGGCGGCGATCAATAACCGGGCCGGTTCCGGAGATTTGCCGGCCATCGACGCGGTGGAGGCCGAGCAGGAGGTGCGGTTGCGCCGGGGGGAACTGGTCAAAGCCGAGCGCGACGTCCAAAAAGAAGCCTTCAAGCTCTCGCTCTACTTCTGGCAGGAGGACGGTCGCCAGGGACCGCCGCCGTCGCTGGCGCGCCTGCCCGCCGAATCGTCTCCGCCCACGGCAATCGACCCGAGCATTCTCGCAGCGGCCCAGCGCGAAGCCATCGAGCGCCGCCCCGAACTGCAGCGGCTGGCACTGCAGCGCGACAGTGCCCGGTTGGATCTGGCCCTCGCCGAAAACCAACGCCTGCCGGGGTTAGATCTCTACGTGAGCCCTGGGCTCGATACCGGCAATTTTTCAGTCGGCGGCACGCTCAAATTCGGCGTCGCCGTCACTCTGCCCCTCGCTCAGCGCACCGCCGACGGCCTCATCGAGCAAGCCCGCCTGAAGATGCAGAAAGTCGACCTCGATTCGCTCGGCGAGCGCCAGCGTATCCTCACCGATGTAATCGACGCGGTCTCCGCCGTCGATGCGGCCTACCGGCGCTACGAGAACGCCACCCAGGAAACCCAGTTTGCCCGTCGGCTCGAACAGGGCGAGCGCGACCGCTTCGTGCTGGGCGACAGCACCGTGTTTCTGGTCAACCAGCGCGAGCGCGGCTACGCCTCCGCCCGCACCAAACAGATCGACTCCCAGGCCGAATACGAACGGGCGCTTGCCACCTTCCGGGCCGTCACCGGCCAGTTTTAA